The Phycisphaerae bacterium genome has a segment encoding these proteins:
- a CDS encoding DNA polymerase III subunit alpha, producing the protein MPNKGFTHLHLHSQYSLLDGAISPDELLKRCKKLEMDAAAVTDHGNMFGAVEFYTKALACHIKPILGIEAYIAPNSRFNKQKSSITDVAFHLILLAENNTGYQNLLKLASAGFTEGFYYRPRIDKEILAELSAGLIATSACLKGELAALLARGDEGAAEAAAESYLKIFGPDRFFIEIQSHENDDPHIREALINLAKKMGLGLVATNDVHFLQEDDWEAHNCLCCISTGRNAADPNRMIYPKDIFLKDAEQMRSLFTGPAAEACDNTLAIAERCNVELDLKTRHAPRFKPPDGTTAEKFLTKLCYERAERIYGQITDKIKERLDRELEVIESKGFASYFLIVWDFCNFAHENNIPVGARGSGVGTLVGYCLGLCDVDPIRYDLLFERFMDPQRNELPDIDIDICQVGRAKIIDYVRRKYGHVAQIITFGTMKARAVIRDICRVLGVPLSEADTLAKLVPDSLGMTLDKALDTEPKLKQAYEQSDQTRRVIDICKRLEGLTRHASVHAAGVVIADEPLTNFIPLYKASDSDDVVTQFEGPMVEKVGLLKMDFLGLKTLSVLERSRQLAANLHKRDIDLEKIDFCDQKVFELFSSGKTKGVFQFESGGMQDLLMKMKPDRIEDLIAANALYRPGPMILIPDYVDRKHGAKWRLPHPIMNEILDETYGIMVYQEQVMRICNRLGDIPLREAYGLIKAISKKKAKTIAKEKERFVAGCTNKGLTKSQAQQIFEFIERFAGYGFNKSHSTRYAVIAYQTAYMKTYWPVEYMAALLTYEMGDTDKVVSYITECRKMNVEVLAPDINESGVDFTPLYKGHGEEKKGVIRFGLAAVKGIGEKAVEQIIAARERVGRFQSLFHFCENVDLRAANKQVIEALIKAGACDKLGGSRAQMLAGMEKAMQIGTTLQADKQNGQMNFFGKSGQSDYSKDHERLPNATPWPEPQMLAYEKEVLGFYVTSNPLSHHAEIINLYSTLDTSQLAGHTQDKQVVIGGLIDKIRYHITQKGRNAGAKMAVFTLEDLQGQVEVVMFPDVLTKFAEMLLKDAIVFVKGKLDYRREKPNIIAIELIPLERVRENLAAKVKIRLNAEDVTKEKVAAIKTICQHHRGQSPVYVAVRTEKGKVYAAANKGLSVNPDLEFCRKMRQLVGEENFQLAK; encoded by the coding sequence ATGCCAAATAAAGGATTTACGCACCTTCACCTGCACAGCCAATATTCGCTGCTCGATGGCGCAATATCTCCCGACGAATTGCTCAAGCGCTGCAAAAAACTGGAAATGGATGCCGCAGCCGTTACCGACCACGGCAATATGTTCGGCGCCGTCGAATTCTATACAAAAGCCCTTGCCTGCCACATCAAGCCGATACTTGGTATAGAAGCATATATCGCCCCGAACAGCAGATTCAACAAACAAAAAAGCAGTATCACCGACGTTGCTTTTCATCTAATCCTTCTGGCTGAAAATAACACCGGCTATCAAAATCTTCTGAAGCTGGCAAGTGCCGGATTTACTGAAGGATTTTACTATCGTCCCAGAATTGACAAGGAAATCCTCGCCGAGTTAAGCGCCGGACTGATAGCTACATCAGCCTGTCTGAAAGGCGAGCTTGCTGCGCTGCTGGCGCGAGGCGATGAAGGGGCGGCCGAAGCCGCCGCAGAAAGCTATTTGAAGATATTCGGCCCCGACAGATTCTTCATTGAAATCCAAAGCCACGAAAACGACGACCCGCATATCCGCGAGGCGCTGATAAACCTTGCAAAAAAAATGGGGCTGGGTCTGGTCGCAACCAATGACGTGCATTTCCTGCAGGAAGATGATTGGGAGGCGCACAATTGTTTATGCTGTATAAGCACAGGCAGAAACGCCGCCGACCCCAACAGAATGATTTATCCGAAAGATATTTTCTTAAAAGATGCCGAGCAAATGCGGTCGCTCTTCACAGGGCCGGCCGCCGAGGCCTGCGACAATACCCTGGCCATCGCTGAGCGATGCAATGTGGAGCTTGATTTAAAAACGCGCCACGCCCCCCGTTTCAAACCTCCCGACGGCACAACCGCCGAAAAGTTTCTCACTAAATTATGCTACGAACGTGCCGAGCGAATATACGGCCAAATTACGGACAAGATAAAAGAACGGCTCGACAGAGAGCTGGAGGTAATCGAATCGAAAGGCTTCGCCAGCTATTTCCTTATCGTCTGGGACTTCTGTAATTTCGCCCACGAAAACAATATCCCTGTCGGTGCAAGGGGCAGCGGCGTGGGGACACTGGTGGGTTACTGCCTGGGATTGTGCGATGTTGACCCGATTCGATACGACCTGCTTTTCGAGCGATTTATGGACCCGCAGCGCAACGAGCTGCCGGATATCGACATCGACATCTGCCAGGTCGGCAGGGCCAAAATCATCGACTATGTCCGCCGGAAATACGGCCATGTCGCACAAATCATAACTTTCGGAACAATGAAGGCGCGGGCTGTTATCCGTGATATCTGCAGGGTGCTCGGCGTGCCGCTTAGCGAGGCCGATACATTAGCCAAGCTTGTCCCTGATTCTCTCGGCATGACTCTCGATAAGGCCTTGGACACTGAGCCGAAATTAAAACAAGCCTACGAGCAAAGCGACCAAACCAGAAGGGTAATCGACATCTGCAAAAGGCTCGAAGGCCTCACCCGCCACGCGTCCGTTCATGCTGCCGGGGTTGTCATTGCCGATGAGCCATTGACAAATTTTATACCCCTCTATAAGGCGTCCGATTCCGACGACGTCGTGACCCAGTTCGAAGGGCCGATGGTTGAAAAAGTCGGGCTGCTGAAGATGGACTTTCTGGGACTGAAGACCCTTAGCGTCCTGGAGCGTTCCCGTCAATTGGCTGCTAATCTTCACAAGCGGGACATCGACCTGGAAAAAATCGATTTCTGCGACCAGAAGGTTTTTGAACTATTCTCCAGCGGCAAAACAAAAGGCGTTTTCCAGTTCGAGTCCGGAGGCATGCAGGACTTACTGATGAAAATGAAGCCTGACAGAATCGAAGACCTCATCGCCGCAAACGCGCTATACCGCCCGGGCCCTATGATATTAATCCCGGATTACGTCGACCGAAAGCACGGGGCAAAATGGCGTTTGCCGCATCCGATTATGAATGAAATCCTCGATGAGACCTATGGCATTATGGTCTATCAGGAACAGGTGATGCGGATTTGCAACCGCTTAGGCGATATACCGTTGCGGGAAGCCTACGGCCTAATCAAGGCGATAAGCAAAAAGAAGGCCAAAACCATCGCCAAGGAAAAAGAAAGGTTCGTGGCAGGCTGCACCAATAAAGGTTTGACGAAAAGTCAGGCGCAGCAGATTTTCGAATTCATCGAGCGCTTCGCCGGCTACGGCTTCAACAAGAGCCATTCGACCCGCTACGCAGTCATCGCATATCAGACGGCCTATATGAAAACCTATTGGCCTGTCGAGTATATGGCGGCGCTATTGACTTATGAAATGGGCGACACCGATAAGGTCGTCAGCTATATCACCGAGTGCAGGAAAATGAATGTCGAGGTCTTGGCGCCGGACATCAACGAAAGCGGCGTCGATTTCACGCCGCTTTACAAAGGTCACGGCGAAGAGAAAAAAGGCGTAATACGTTTCGGCCTTGCCGCGGTCAAGGGCATCGGCGAAAAGGCGGTCGAGCAAATCATTGCCGCACGCGAAAGAGTAGGCCGGTTCCAGAGCTTGTTCCATTTCTGCGAAAACGTTGATTTAAGGGCAGCCAACAAACAGGTGATCGAGGCCCTGATAAAAGCCGGCGCCTGCGACAAGCTCGGAGGAAGCCGGGCACAAATGCTGGCCGGCATGGAAAAGGCGATGCAAATCGGCACCACGCTCCAGGCCGACAAACAAAACGGCCAGATGAATTTCTTCGGGAAATCTGGCCAGTCCGATTACTCGAAAGACCACGAACGCCTGCCCAATGCCACCCCTTGGCCGGAGCCGCAGATGTTAGCTTATGAAAAAGAGGTCCTCGGCTTCTATGTAACCAGCAACCCCTTGAGCCATCACGCCGAGATAATAAACCTTTATTCCACGCTTGACACCTCGCAATTGGCCGGCCACACGCAGGATAAACAGGTCGTCATCGGCGGCCTGATAGACAAAATCAGATACCACATCACGCAAAAAGGGCGAAACGCCGGGGCAAAAATGGCCGTCTTTACGCTCGAAGATTTGCAGGGACAGGTCGAAGTTGTCATGTTCCCGGACGTGCTCACTAAATTCGCGGAAATGCTGCTCAAAGATGCTATTGTCTTTGTAAAGGGAAAACTCGATTACAGAAGGGAGAAACCCAACATCATCGCCATTGAACTGATACCGCTCGAGCGGGTCAGGGAAAATCTGGCAGCGAAAGTAAAGATAAGACTGAACGCTGAAGACGTCACCAAAGAAAAGGTGGCGGCGATAAAAACCATCTGCCAGCACCACAGAGGACAAAGCCCTGTTTATGTAGCGGTAAGAACTGAAAAAGGCAAAGTTTACGCGGCCGCCAACAAAGGCCTTTCCGTCAATCCCGACCTCGAATTCTGCAGAAAGATGCGCCAGCTGGTCGGTGAAGAAAACTTCCAACTGGCTAAATAA
- the tmk gene encoding dTMP kinase has product MNEKFAGKFIVIDGPDGCGKTTQAKLLADWLKKQGVVVEIFREPGGTAIGEKIRQILLKPEHVAMSTEAEVMLYMAARVQLWREKIAPALKQNKCVVIDRWLSSTCAYQGFAGGFGVERIIKIAKDCLERPWPDLTIILDVDSETAATRLKKNLDRMEQKGDSYHKKVREGFLKLAEDLSNFAVIDAADDIETVHKQIITTIEKKF; this is encoded by the coding sequence TTGAACGAAAAATTCGCAGGCAAATTCATAGTTATCGATGGTCCCGACGGTTGCGGAAAGACCACGCAAGCAAAACTGCTGGCCGACTGGCTGAAAAAACAGGGTGTTGTGGTTGAAATCTTCCGCGAGCCCGGCGGAACAGCCATCGGCGAGAAAATCCGCCAAATCCTGCTCAAGCCCGAGCATGTCGCGATGAGCACAGAAGCAGAAGTAATGCTCTATATGGCGGCAAGGGTTCAGCTCTGGCGGGAAAAGATAGCGCCGGCCTTAAAACAAAATAAATGCGTCGTTATCGACAGATGGCTCTCGAGCACCTGCGCGTATCAGGGCTTTGCCGGCGGATTCGGCGTCGAGCGCATCATAAAAATTGCAAAAGACTGCCTCGAAAGGCCCTGGCCTGATTTGACAATAATCCTCGATGTCGATTCGGAAACGGCAGCGACGCGGCTCAAGAAAAATCTGGACAGGATGGAGCAAAAAGGCGACAGTTACCACAAAAAAGTCCGCGAAGGTTTTCTCAAGCTTGCCGAAGACTTAAGCAATTTTGCCGTAATTGATGCTGCCGATGATATTGAAACAGTCCACAAGCAAATAATAACCACCATTGAGAAAAAGTTTTAA
- a CDS encoding DNA polymerase III subunit delta' C-terminal domain-containing protein: MSLKEIFCQDKAISILQRGLAADKMPHAYIFAGAEGVGKFKTAREWAKVLLCKNPVAEDGFADSCGACQSCLSFEAGSHPDFNHIYKELLEFTEGNKDKKTPVDLAIIVIREFLIEKVSTRPTLSQRKVYVISEAERLNASSQNAMLKVLEEPPEACTIILLCTRMERLLPTTRSRCRTIRFSRIDTERIFDRLKAVGLDSKKAEYFAHLAGGSLGQGCRWAQLELAGANLYQIKKELLNSLSTYKLADSLDLAEQLLGKAKKIAEAWGELDEAVSKTDINRRAQKTIVQIIISALHDAMKLTITGPQGLINSDQPEQIKSIAEHFRPEQSAEKIADAYTTMHWIESSVNEKLIFEQLLLNLVVSDTMRV, encoded by the coding sequence ATGTCACTTAAAGAAATTTTCTGTCAGGATAAGGCGATTTCAATTCTGCAGCGCGGCTTAGCCGCGGACAAGATGCCCCACGCGTACATTTTCGCCGGCGCCGAAGGCGTCGGCAAATTCAAGACCGCACGCGAATGGGCCAAGGTGCTGCTTTGTAAAAATCCTGTTGCGGAAGACGGCTTCGCTGATAGCTGTGGCGCCTGTCAATCCTGCCTGTCATTCGAGGCCGGCTCGCATCCAGACTTCAATCATATCTACAAAGAGCTGCTCGAGTTTACAGAAGGTAATAAAGACAAAAAAACACCCGTCGATTTGGCAATTATTGTCATCCGCGAATTTCTAATCGAAAAAGTATCGACCAGGCCGACCTTGTCACAAAGGAAGGTTTACGTCATCAGTGAAGCTGAACGGCTAAATGCCTCATCGCAAAACGCAATGCTGAAAGTCCTCGAAGAACCGCCCGAGGCCTGCACAATCATCCTGCTGTGCACACGAATGGAAAGACTTCTTCCCACTACAAGATCAAGGTGCCGGACAATACGCTTCTCGCGCATCGACACAGAGAGGATATTTGACCGGCTGAAAGCGGTGGGGCTGGACAGCAAAAAGGCCGAATACTTCGCGCATCTGGCCGGTGGCAGTTTAGGGCAGGGCTGCCGGTGGGCACAGCTCGAGCTGGCCGGCGCAAATCTTTACCAAATCAAAAAAGAGCTGCTCAATTCTCTTTCAACATATAAATTAGCCGATAGTTTAGACTTGGCTGAACAGCTTTTGGGCAAAGCCAAGAAAATCGCCGAGGCCTGGGGAGAACTCGACGAGGCCGTCAGCAAAACAGATATAAATCGCAGGGCACAGAAAACCATTGTGCAGATAATCATATCGGCCTTGCACGATGCAATGAAACTAACTATTACTGGGCCGCAGGGGCTTATCAATTCCGACCAGCCGGAGCAAATAAAAAGCATAGCCGAACACTTCCGCCCTGAGCAGTCAGCCGAAAAAATCGCCGATGCCTATACAACGATGCACTGGATTGAATCCAGCGTCAACGAAAAGCTTATTTTCGAACAGCTATTGTTAAACCTCGTAGTTTCTGATACAATGAGAGTTTAA
- the ricT gene encoding regulatory iron-sulfur-containing complex subunit RicT: MTEITVIKPKQAKNKKYMLVSYGRMNTLGWFEHHEVNIPKLPCRVVVKTERGLELGRIVGQSCPYRAGQFRLSPEQTKKYFYDSEIDIVVEEAGKFIRYATPEDISEEKHLRKISEEELKCCQRFAKELGLPMKIVEAEHIFGGERLIFYFMSDGRVDFRDLVKKIAREQQTRIEMRQIGSRDEARLLGDIESCGQECCCIRFLKALKPVNMRMAKMQKATLDPSKISGYCGRLKCCLRYEDKTYTDLKRSLPRKNTIVKTKDGQGRVVDTQILTQLVMIEHADGTKTAVPVDELEEISSTPIEKEEQSDSANGEGRDDKEDTKQ; this comes from the coding sequence ATGACAGAAATCACGGTAATAAAGCCCAAGCAGGCAAAAAATAAAAAATACATGCTGGTCAGTTACGGCCGAATGAACACTCTCGGCTGGTTCGAGCACCACGAAGTCAACATACCCAAACTGCCCTGCCGCGTCGTCGTAAAAACCGAGAGGGGCCTCGAGCTGGGCCGTATCGTAGGTCAATCCTGCCCTTACAGGGCAGGGCAATTCAGATTAAGTCCGGAGCAAACTAAAAAATATTTTTACGACAGCGAGATCGACATTGTTGTCGAAGAGGCGGGCAAATTCATCCGTTACGCAACTCCTGAGGATATAAGCGAAGAAAAGCATCTGCGGAAAATATCAGAAGAAGAGCTCAAATGTTGCCAGCGTTTTGCCAAAGAATTAGGGCTGCCGATGAAAATAGTCGAGGCAGAACACATATTTGGCGGAGAGCGCCTCATCTTCTACTTTATGTCCGACGGCCGTGTGGATTTCCGCGACCTTGTAAAGAAAATCGCGCGCGAACAGCAGACAAGAATCGAAATGCGTCAAATCGGCTCGCGCGACGAAGCCCGCCTGCTCGGTGACATAGAAAGCTGCGGACAGGAATGCTGCTGCATAAGGTTTCTCAAGGCGCTGAAGCCGGTGAATATGCGAATGGCCAAAATGCAGAAGGCGACGCTTGACCCTTCGAAAATCTCCGGATACTGCGGAAGACTTAAATGCTGCCTGCGATACGAGGACAAAACATACACCGACCTTAAAAGGAGCCTGCCGAGAAAGAACACCATTGTAAAAACCAAAGATGGCCAGGGGAGAGTCGTCGATACCCAGATACTAACTCAGCTTGTTATGATAGAACACGCCGACGGCACGAAAACCGCCGTCCCCGTCGATGAGCTTGAGGAAATTTCCTCGACGCCAATCGAAAAGGAAGAGCAAAGCGATTCTGCAAATGGCGAAGGCCGGGACGACAAGGAAGATACAAAGCAGTAA
- the metG gene encoding methionine--tRNA ligase, with translation MPRKILVTSALPYANGPIHIGHLVEYLQTDIWVRFQKMCGNECLYFCADDTHGTPIMISARAAGITPEQLIEQMHIAHKADFDGFLVEFDNYYTTHSPENKRFSELFFDSLNKAGSIVKRSIEQAYCESCRMFLPDRFIRGACPKCKAEDQYGDSCEVCGGTHHPTELINPHCATCGSKPALKTSEHYFFKLADYEERLRDLIAAEHIQKSVANKLEEWFKTGLKDWDISRDGPYFGFKIPGEENKFFYVWLDAPIGYMASAKNYCDRNGLDFDKLWNGPEYELYHFIGKDITYFHALFWPAMLMGAGFRTANKLFIHGFLTVNGEKMSKSRGTFIKASTYLKYLNPEYLRYYYASKLVGGVEDIDLSTEDFINKINSDLVGKLANLASRSVPMITKKFDGQLGRLDSQGKELIKKLAEAKAEIIENYENLNYAAVIRIITSLADEANRYVEQNQPWATVKTDLEKTQTTLTAIINAVKILTIYLKPVLPAYAKKVQEFLNVAELKFSDVEMVLENHKINDYPRLVERVDEEKVKAMIEESKESKAPQAPAAVPAEPIKPECSIDDFAKIDLRIAKVIKAEKVEGADKLLHLELDIDGITKNVFAGIAQAYTPEQLVGKLVVCVANLQPRKMKFGVSEGMILASGAGGKEIFMLTVDPGAEPGQTVH, from the coding sequence ATGCCTCGCAAAATTCTTGTAACGTCAGCCCTGCCTTATGCAAACGGCCCCATACACATAGGACACCTCGTTGAATATCTCCAAACCGATATCTGGGTTCGGTTTCAAAAGATGTGCGGTAACGAATGTCTCTACTTTTGCGCCGATGACACTCACGGCACCCCAATTATGATAAGCGCACGAGCTGCCGGGATAACCCCCGAACAGCTAATCGAACAAATGCACATAGCGCACAAAGCGGATTTCGACGGCTTCCTCGTTGAATTCGACAACTATTACACAACACATTCGCCGGAAAATAAACGCTTCAGCGAGCTTTTTTTTGATTCGCTCAACAAAGCCGGCTCAATCGTAAAACGCAGCATCGAACAGGCATATTGCGAAAGCTGCAGGATGTTTCTTCCTGACAGATTCATTCGAGGCGCCTGCCCAAAGTGTAAGGCCGAAGACCAGTATGGAGACTCCTGTGAAGTCTGCGGAGGAACACATCACCCGACCGAGCTGATTAATCCCCACTGTGCAACCTGCGGAAGCAAACCTGCCCTGAAGACGTCCGAGCACTACTTCTTTAAACTGGCTGATTACGAAGAGCGCCTCAGAGACCTCATTGCTGCGGAACATATCCAGAAATCGGTCGCAAACAAACTCGAAGAGTGGTTCAAGACAGGCCTGAAAGACTGGGACATCTCCAGAGACGGCCCATATTTCGGATTCAAAATACCAGGCGAAGAAAATAAATTCTTCTACGTCTGGCTGGATGCCCCCATCGGGTATATGGCCTCGGCAAAAAACTATTGCGACAGGAACGGCCTTGACTTCGACAAGCTCTGGAATGGCCCCGAATACGAGCTTTATCACTTTATCGGCAAGGATATTACCTATTTTCACGCCCTTTTCTGGCCGGCAATGCTGATGGGCGCGGGCTTCAGGACCGCAAACAAGCTCTTCATACACGGCTTCCTGACGGTAAACGGCGAGAAGATGTCAAAATCCCGCGGGACATTTATCAAGGCAAGCACCTATCTGAAGTATCTCAATCCCGAATACCTGCGATACTACTACGCGAGCAAGCTGGTCGGCGGCGTCGAAGATATAGATTTGAGCACGGAAGATTTTATAAACAAAATCAATTCTGATTTGGTCGGAAAACTCGCCAACCTCGCCTCGCGTTCGGTCCCGATGATTACAAAAAAATTCGACGGTCAACTCGGCCGATTAGATAGCCAAGGCAAGGAATTAATAAAAAAGCTCGCCGAGGCCAAAGCGGAAATCATAGAAAACTACGAAAACCTCAACTACGCCGCCGTCATCCGGATAATTACTTCTCTGGCCGACGAGGCAAACCGTTACGTCGAGCAGAACCAGCCGTGGGCGACCGTAAAAACCGATTTGGAAAAAACGCAAACAACTCTCACGGCAATAATAAACGCTGTGAAAATTCTGACGATTTATCTAAAGCCGGTCCTGCCCGCTTATGCCAAAAAGGTGCAGGAATTTCTAAATGTCGCAGAACTGAAATTTTCCGACGTTGAGATGGTATTGGAAAACCACAAAATAAACGATTACCCGCGATTAGTTGAAAGAGTTGACGAAGAAAAGGTCAAAGCTATGATAGAAGAAAGCAAAGAATCCAAAGCCCCTCAGGCGCCCGCGGCAGTCCCCGCCGAGCCGATTAAACCGGAATGTTCTATTGACGACTTCGCAAAAATCGATTTGCGAATCGCCAAAGTCATAAAGGCCGAAAAGGTCGAAGGCGCAGATAAACTCCTGCATCTCGAACTCGATATTGACGGGATAACCAAAAATGTCTTTGCCGGTATAGCACAGGCATATACCCCCGAGCAGCTTGTGGGTAAACTCGTTGTTTGCGTCGCCAATCTACAGCCGCGCAAAATGAAATTCGGCGTATCGGAAGGAATGATTCTCGCTTCGGGGGCAGGCGGAAAAGAAATTTTTATGCTCACTGTTGACCCCGGCGCAGAACCCGGACAGACCGTGCACTAA
- a CDS encoding glycosyltransferase family 39 protein, which translates to MKPEILNVISRLSKYALLAIAALYVIVYLVLVFFRIQYPFELEWMEGGSLHQVTRILAGQKLYVSPSLEFVPYIYTPLYFYASALVSKALGGGFVPLRLLSFIASLGCFLIIFLIVKLETKNSFFAVLASCLFSAVFKISGAFFDIARVDSLFLFFLLAALYLIKFKDSPKSLILAGVLVSLSFLTKQTAMLLAAPIMLYCVLINWRRSLFFIGTICVIAVASTLVLDYIHDGWFSYFVFTLPARHTANLRMFARFWFEDLIRPLPIALVASIFYIYVQFLKSNKKNLLFYSVIAVGALGLSFMARLNRGGYPNALLPAYAVISILFGLAAHTAFQSALPKPDGRRNLEEISVCLVCIVQFFLLFYNPFKQIPTRNDLEAGKKLVSTIQQTKGDVFVPCNAYLPVLAGKDWYADESAFAELVGIFGGGSTEQGEKFMNELRRAVKEKRFDAIIINAPGDTWLMQFRKEVENHYALKRFVFDNKTVFWPVTGRRIRPEYLYVPKTYGINRLPAL; encoded by the coding sequence ATGAAGCCAGAAATTCTAAACGTAATTTCCCGGTTATCTAAATACGCTTTACTGGCGATTGCCGCCCTGTATGTTATTGTCTATCTCGTCCTTGTTTTCTTCCGGATTCAATACCCCTTCGAATTAGAATGGATGGAAGGCGGCTCGCTGCATCAGGTGACAAGAATACTCGCCGGGCAAAAGTTATACGTTAGCCCGTCACTCGAATTTGTGCCGTATATATATACCCCTCTTTACTTTTACGCTTCGGCTCTTGTATCAAAAGCCCTCGGCGGCGGTTTCGTCCCGCTAAGACTCCTCTCTTTCATCGCCTCTTTAGGGTGCTTCCTTATTATCTTTCTTATCGTTAAACTGGAAACAAAAAACAGCTTCTTCGCCGTTCTCGCCTCCTGCCTGTTTTCAGCCGTTTTTAAAATAAGCGGCGCTTTCTTCGACATCGCCAGGGTAGATTCACTGTTTCTTTTTTTTCTGCTGGCAGCGCTATACTTAATCAAATTCAAAGATTCGCCAAAATCGCTCATCTTAGCCGGGGTACTCGTTTCGCTTTCTTTCCTGACCAAGCAGACGGCGATGTTGCTTGCCGCGCCAATAATGCTCTATTGCGTTCTCATAAACTGGCGCCGCTCTCTTTTCTTCATCGGTACCATATGTGTAATAGCAGTGGCAAGCACGCTGGTCCTCGATTACATTCATGATGGATGGTTCAGCTATTTCGTTTTCACGCTGCCTGCTCGGCACACTGCAAACCTCCGGATGTTTGCCCGCTTCTGGTTTGAAGATTTAATACGACCGCTGCCAATCGCGCTTGTGGCATCAATATTTTACATATACGTCCAGTTCTTAAAATCGAACAAAAAGAACTTACTCTTTTACTCCGTAATAGCCGTCGGCGCCCTCGGGTTGTCTTTCATGGCAAGATTAAATAGAGGAGGTTATCCCAATGCGCTGCTGCCCGCCTACGCAGTCATATCTATCCTGTTCGGGTTGGCGGCACATACCGCCTTTCAATCTGCTCTGCCTAAACCTGACGGCAGAAGAAATTTAGAGGAAATATCTGTTTGTCTCGTCTGCATCGTGCAATTTTTTCTGCTTTTTTACAACCCCTTTAAGCAAATTCCGACCCGCAATGATTTAGAGGCAGGCAAAAAGCTTGTCAGCACCATACAGCAAACAAAAGGCGATGTATTTGTTCCCTGTAACGCATATTTGCCTGTCCTCGCCGGTAAAGACTGGTATGCCGACGAATCGGCTTTCGCTGAGCTTGTCGGCATATTCGGAGGAGGCTCGACAGAGCAGGGCGAAAAGTTTATGAATGAGCTGCGCCGGGCAGTAAAAGAAAAAAGATTTGACGCAATTATCATTAATGCCCCCGGCGACACCTGGCTTATGCAGTTCCGTAAAGAGGTGGAAAACCATTACGCCTTAAAGCGCTTCGTCTTCGATAATAAAACCGTCTTTTGGCCGGTTACAGGCAGACGTATAAGGCCGGAATACCTGTATGTTCCAAAGACCTATGGCATAAATCGGCTACCTGCATTGTAA
- a CDS encoding endonuclease III domain-containing protein — MLTEQLTEIYQLLLDRFGPQRWWPGETAFEIITGAILTQNTNWANVEKAIANLKSANLLTAEKLYHLDVSKLAELIRPAGYYNIKAKRLKNFLTWLFQNYDGRLENLENLDTGRLRAELLAVKGIGPETADSILLYAFGRLSFVVDAYTARVAVRHGLIEPDADYEQLRDLFQSNLPQEPQLFNEYHALLVRIGKEFCRPSAKCPRCPLEKLSHNPGDEYL, encoded by the coding sequence ATGCTAACTGAGCAACTGACTGAAATTTATCAACTGCTCCTCGACCGCTTCGGCCCTCAGCGCTGGTGGCCGGGCGAAACGGCCTTCGAGATAATCACAGGCGCCATACTGACCCAGAACACGAACTGGGCAAATGTCGAAAAAGCGATAGCAAATCTGAAATCCGCTAATCTGCTGACCGCCGAAAAACTCTACCATCTCGATGTCTCTAAGCTGGCCGAGCTTATCCGGCCGGCCGGTTATTACAATATAAAAGCAAAACGGCTCAAAAACTTCCTGACCTGGCTCTTTCAGAATTACGATGGCCGGCTGGAAAATCTTGAAAACCTCGACACCGGTCGTTTAAGGGCTGAGCTGTTGGCCGTAAAGGGCATCGGCCCCGAAACCGCCGATTCTATTCTGCTTTACGCTTTCGGAAGACTCTCATTTGTCGTAGATGCCTACACCGCCCGGGTGGCTGTTCGCCACGGATTAATCGAGCCGGATGCCGATTACGAACAACTGCGGGATTTATTCCAATCTAATCTGCCGCAGGAACCGCAGCTTTTCAACGAATACCATGCACTATTGGTAAGAATCGGCAAAGAATTTTGCAGACCCAGCGCCAAATGCCCCCGCTGCCCGCTGGAAAAACTGTCGCATAACCCCGGCGACGAATACCTTTAG